One Methylosinus sp. C49 DNA segment encodes these proteins:
- a CDS encoding translocation/assembly module TamB domain-containing protein, translating into MRFGRILAYAFGALALLAVAATLALRMQTHEGKSFLADLVSRAASSADMKVEIGAFEDPLSAHPLLRDISIADRDGPYLKIDQIALDWSPSALFSLRLDIEKLAIGAIDLARLPAPAQAATATPKSSGGFALPDLPVRIRLGRLALDTLSLGAPVLGTAAKFAATGEAALDKGAHVSLDIRRLDAPGAITAKADVAAGGQKIALALTAQEPEGGAIARLAALPGLPPVDISLTGEGTLDDFAAHLSAKAGEKIGAEGAAHVIRKDAARRLDFDLGVRLAPLLPPAAVPLLDGVTQLAGSATLRDDGALEGDIAIRGRSDAAPRPLDLSIALKGVPKDERVSATLSGTLAVPSLEAPALEKLLGERVTLSGAVASLPGGGLRFDGLELRGAHVATKIDGAAMREALDVGAKVTIADLKPADPRLSGRAEISVKATGSADKPNADFEALLSGAHLDGHAIQKLALHGAARDLTGALVATATLDGAIDGAPARGKLNVAHKDAGWTANDLDLSVGRATLRGALTLDAQKLASGRFSLAAPDLDDLSALALRKLSGALKADIILDASQGAQNISIDAQGTRIRAADTTIERLSAKLEGHDLLRRPALDGNIAVDALHVGGKTISKARLTATPAGAATALDLAVDAEGFAIASRSTLTPGEKTRLEIKTLSAQRAGKRIALAAPANITLGGGAVELKGIALALGAGRLDIDGTIGERLDLTARARAIPLSIASIADASLALDGALDAEARITGDKKAPSGDWKIKIAKLSAPQLRSNGLPPLDMDAHGALAGARTSLDANIALGAGGRFAITGSAPIDAAGALDLKVKGEADAKLADTALSVNGQSLRGKANVDLRIGGSVAAPAIEGGVTLANGSFSDPLNGVYLDHIDAKLDGHGREIAITRLTALTKNGGQIAATGKIAVEPQAGMPGAIRIKAKNAQLVASDLVSATADLDLDIGGPLARSPKVSGRVTLTTMEVNVPDRLPASFQAPRGTVHVSPRAFAKEMLALEAKEKARAAKHSPFDATIDLTLAAPNRIFVRGRGIDAEFGGELKLNGTIQKPAVNGAFDLRRGKLQLLTQRIDLTRGKLSFAGGLVPQLDFTAETTASDVTAKIGVSGPASLPNFSFSSSPELPQDEVLSRLLFAKASGSLSAFQAVQLATALAQFSGAGTGVDAFEKMRKALGVDSLDLEAGGSSGPTVGASRYISDNISVGVRTGAKPEQTAVSVGVDVTKNVRVKGETKVDGKSSLGVGVEWEY; encoded by the coding sequence ATGCGCTTTGGCCGCATTCTCGCCTATGCCTTCGGCGCGCTGGCGCTGCTCGCCGTCGCCGCGACGCTCGCGCTACGCATGCAGACGCATGAGGGCAAGAGCTTCCTCGCCGATCTCGTCTCGCGCGCCGCCTCCTCCGCCGATATGAAAGTGGAGATCGGCGCCTTCGAGGACCCACTGTCGGCGCATCCGCTGCTGCGCGACATTTCCATCGCCGATAGGGATGGCCCCTATCTGAAGATCGACCAGATCGCGCTGGACTGGTCGCCTTCCGCGCTGTTCTCGCTGCGCCTCGATATAGAGAAGCTCGCCATTGGCGCGATCGATCTCGCCCGCCTCCCGGCGCCCGCTCAGGCTGCGACGGCGACGCCGAAAAGCAGCGGCGGCTTCGCGCTCCCCGATCTTCCGGTGCGCATCCGCCTCGGCCGGCTCGCGCTGGACACATTGTCGCTCGGCGCGCCCGTTCTCGGAACCGCGGCGAAATTCGCCGCGACCGGCGAGGCGGCGCTCGACAAAGGCGCGCATGTCTCGCTCGACATTCGGCGGCTCGACGCGCCGGGCGCCATTACGGCGAAAGCCGATGTCGCGGCGGGCGGCCAAAAGATCGCGCTCGCCCTCACGGCGCAGGAGCCAGAGGGCGGCGCCATCGCCCGCCTCGCGGCGCTGCCCGGCCTGCCGCCCGTCGATATTTCGCTGACCGGCGAAGGAACGCTCGACGATTTCGCCGCGCATCTTTCCGCCAAGGCGGGAGAGAAGATCGGCGCGGAAGGCGCGGCGCATGTCATTCGCAAGGATGCGGCGCGGCGGCTCGATTTCGATTTGGGCGTGCGCCTCGCCCCGCTGCTGCCGCCCGCCGCCGTTCCGCTGCTCGACGGCGTGACGCAGCTCGCCGGCTCCGCCACTCTGCGCGACGATGGCGCGCTCGAGGGCGATATCGCCATCCGCGGCCGCTCCGACGCTGCGCCGCGCCCGCTCGATCTTTCGATAGCGCTGAAGGGCGTTCCGAAAGACGAGCGCGTGAGCGCGACTCTGAGCGGAACGCTGGCCGTTCCGTCGCTCGAGGCGCCTGCGCTGGAGAAGCTGTTGGGCGAGCGCGTGACGCTCAGCGGCGCGGTCGCCTCGCTGCCCGGCGGCGGCCTGCGCTTCGACGGGCTCGAATTGCGCGGCGCGCATGTCGCGACGAAGATCGACGGCGCGGCGATGCGCGAGGCGCTCGACGTCGGCGCGAAGGTCACGATCGCCGATCTGAAGCCCGCCGATCCGCGCCTCTCCGGCCGCGCAGAAATCTCGGTGAAGGCGACCGGCTCCGCCGACAAGCCCAACGCCGATTTCGAGGCGCTGCTCAGCGGCGCGCATCTCGACGGCCACGCGATCCAAAAGCTCGCGCTGCATGGCGCCGCGCGTGATCTCACCGGCGCGCTCGTCGCGACCGCGACGCTGGACGGCGCCATAGACGGCGCCCCGGCGCGCGGCAAATTGAATGTCGCGCATAAGGACGCCGGCTGGACGGCGAACGACCTCGATCTCTCTGTCGGCCGCGCGACTCTCCGCGGCGCGCTCACGCTGGATGCGCAAAAGCTCGCCAGCGGGCGATTCTCTCTCGCCGCGCCCGATCTCGACGATCTCTCCGCGCTCGCTCTGCGCAAGCTCTCCGGCGCGCTGAAGGCCGACATCATCCTCGACGCTTCGCAGGGGGCGCAGAACATCTCGATAGATGCGCAGGGAACGCGCATTCGCGCCGCCGACACGACGATCGAGAGATTGAGCGCCAAGCTCGAAGGCCATGATCTGCTGCGCCGACCGGCGCTCGACGGAAACATCGCCGTGGACGCGCTCCATGTCGGCGGCAAGACGATTTCCAAAGCACGTCTCACCGCCACGCCCGCCGGCGCCGCCACGGCGCTCGATCTCGCAGTGGATGCGGAGGGCTTCGCCATTGCGAGCCGCTCCACGCTGACGCCGGGCGAGAAGACGCGGCTCGAGATCAAAACGCTGTCCGCGCAGCGCGCCGGCAAGCGCATCGCCCTCGCGGCGCCGGCGAACATCACGCTCGGCGGCGGCGCGGTGGAGCTGAAAGGAATCGCGCTCGCGCTCGGCGCCGGCCGGCTCGACATTGACGGAACCATTGGCGAGCGGCTCGATCTCACCGCGAGAGCGCGCGCCATTCCGCTCTCCATCGCTTCAATCGCCGACGCCAGCTTGGCGCTCGACGGCGCATTGGACGCCGAGGCGCGAATTACCGGCGACAAGAAAGCGCCGAGCGGCGACTGGAAGATCAAGATCGCCAAGCTCTCCGCGCCGCAATTGCGCAGCAATGGCCTGCCGCCGCTGGACATGGACGCGCATGGCGCGCTCGCCGGCGCGCGCACGAGCCTCGACGCGAATATCGCGCTCGGCGCCGGCGGGCGCTTCGCCATCACCGGCTCGGCGCCGATCGACGCCGCCGGCGCGCTCGATTTGAAAGTGAAGGGCGAGGCGGACGCCAAGCTCGCCGACACGGCGCTCTCCGTCAATGGCCAGAGCCTGCGCGGCAAGGCCAATGTCGATCTGCGCATCGGCGGCTCCGTCGCCGCGCCGGCGATCGAAGGCGGCGTGACGCTCGCGAACGGCTCCTTCTCCGATCCGCTGAACGGCGTCTATCTCGACCACATAGACGCCAAGCTCGACGGACATGGACGCGAGATCGCCATCACGCGGCTCACAGCGCTCACCAAGAATGGCGGGCAGATCGCCGCGACCGGCAAAATCGCCGTCGAGCCGCAGGCGGGAATGCCCGGCGCCATTCGCATCAAGGCCAAGAATGCGCAGCTCGTCGCCAGCGATCTCGTCTCCGCCACCGCCGATCTCGATCTCGACATAGGCGGCCCGCTCGCGCGCTCGCCGAAAGTCTCGGGCCGCGTGACGCTGACGACGATGGAGGTCAACGTCCCCGATCGCCTGCCCGCCTCCTTTCAGGCGCCGCGCGGGACCGTGCATGTTTCGCCGCGCGCTTTCGCCAAGGAGATGCTGGCGCTGGAAGCCAAGGAGAAAGCGCGCGCGGCAAAACACTCGCCTTTCGACGCGACGATCGACCTCACGCTCGCCGCGCCCAATCGCATCTTCGTGCGCGGACGCGGCATAGACGCCGAATTCGGCGGCGAGCTGAAGCTGAATGGCACGATCCAAAAACCCGCCGTCAACGGCGCTTTCGATCTGCGCCGCGGCAAGCTGCAATTGCTGACCCAGCGTATCGATCTCACGCGCGGAAAATTGAGCTTCGCGGGCGGCCTCGTTCCGCAGCTCGATTTCACCGCCGAGACGACGGCGAGCGACGTTACCGCCAAGATCGGCGTCTCCGGCCCGGCCTCGCTGCCGAATTTCTCCTTCTCCTCCTCGCCGGAGCTGCCGCAGGACGAGGTGCTCTCGCGCCTGCTTTTCGCCAAAGCTTCGGGCTCGCTGTCGGCCTTTCAGGCGGTGCAGCTCGCCACCGCTCTGGCGCAATTCTCCGGCGCCGGAACCGGCGTCGACGCATTCGAGAAAATGCGCAAGGCGCTCGGCGTCGATTCGCTCGATCTCGAGGCCGGCGGCTCCAGCGGGCCGACGGTCGGCGCCTCGCGCTATATTTCCGACAATATCAGCGTCGGCGTGCGCACGGGCGCCAAGCCGGAGCAGACCGCCGTCAGCGTCGGCGTGGACGTCACCAAGAATGTCCGCGTGAAGGGCGAGACCAAGGTCGACGGCAAATCCTCGCTCGGCGTCGGCGTCGAATGGGAATATTGA
- a CDS encoding autotransporter assembly complex family protein, producing MKRFLGVAALLAFGGPEAVSPARAFDFFGLFGAAEETPEPSRDALPYKIEFSGLDEVEGLARNLQDASSTWRLRLQAPPTGAGVARRVVADFPRLAEALWASGYYDAEIKATVAGVPVRPDGHGADVAAAAAERLRGQTLAPIRIEITPGPLFHLRNVALLDARSGKPLDEALLTKKTLERDPEQPARAAALQSMQAGWIDALRANSYPLAKVVAAKPTILHPEKAMDVVVTIDPGPRAGIGEVRTSGSPGIDEDVIRSYIYLEQGETYSPKKLTELRKSIGRLEAVGSVKAEDGDKLDANGNLPIFVQTSERKPHAVGADAFFSNVDGPGLRAYWTDRNLFGGAERLRFDVEGGLAPFGSSARYNGLSSIRLNDVIGRAKASFVKPALFGSRNDLLLDAGFVREKTDYYWAYYGNGSAAIRHRFSDTASMQAGLEFERGHTFDAFGPHDYSLLGFPLSANYDGTDDLLAPSNGFRAIANVTPYVKAFGDSVGMVQSKTQISGYKSLDEDGWYVLAGRVAAGSIVGASIENIPASHRFFAGGGGSVRGYRYRSLSPDAGLGFPVGGRSLLEGSAEARIKVTRDIGVVPFYDIGSAFSSPFPDFQSSMRSSVGIGLRYYTGIGPVRLDVATPLGRRPGENKFAIFIGVGESF from the coding sequence GTGAAGCGTTTTCTGGGCGTGGCGGCGCTCCTTGCGTTCGGCGGCCCGGAGGCCGTCTCCCCCGCCCGTGCATTCGATTTTTTCGGCCTCTTCGGCGCCGCCGAGGAGACGCCGGAGCCGAGCCGCGACGCGCTGCCCTATAAAATCGAATTCTCCGGCCTCGACGAGGTGGAGGGCCTCGCGCGCAACCTTCAGGACGCCTCCAGCACATGGCGGCTGCGGCTGCAGGCGCCGCCCACGGGGGCCGGCGTCGCGCGGCGCGTCGTCGCCGATTTCCCGCGCCTCGCCGAGGCGCTCTGGGCGAGCGGCTATTATGACGCGGAGATCAAGGCCACGGTCGCCGGCGTCCCGGTGCGGCCGGACGGCCATGGCGCCGATGTCGCCGCAGCCGCGGCAGAGCGGCTGCGCGGCCAGACGCTGGCGCCGATTCGCATAGAGATCACCCCCGGCCCGCTGTTCCATTTGCGCAACGTCGCCCTTCTCGACGCCCGCAGCGGCAAGCCGCTCGACGAGGCGCTGCTCACGAAAAAAACGCTCGAGCGCGATCCCGAGCAGCCCGCGCGCGCCGCCGCCTTGCAATCCATGCAGGCCGGCTGGATCGACGCTCTGCGCGCCAATTCCTACCCGCTCGCCAAAGTGGTCGCGGCGAAACCGACGATCCTCCATCCCGAGAAGGCGATGGATGTGGTGGTGACGATCGATCCCGGCCCGCGCGCCGGCATAGGCGAGGTGAGGACCAGCGGCTCGCCCGGCATAGACGAGGACGTCATTCGCTCCTACATCTATCTCGAGCAGGGCGAGACCTATAGTCCGAAGAAGCTCACCGAGCTGCGCAAATCCATCGGCCGTTTGGAAGCCGTGGGCTCGGTGAAGGCGGAGGATGGCGACAAGCTCGACGCCAATGGCAATCTGCCGATCTTCGTGCAGACGAGCGAGCGCAAGCCCCATGCGGTGGGCGCCGACGCTTTCTTCTCCAATGTCGACGGGCCGGGCCTGCGCGCCTATTGGACCGATCGCAATCTCTTCGGCGGCGCCGAGCGGCTGCGTTTCGACGTCGAAGGCGGCCTCGCGCCCTTCGGCAGCTCGGCGCGCTACAACGGCCTCTCCTCCATTCGCCTGAACGACGTCATCGGCCGCGCCAAGGCGAGCTTCGTGAAGCCCGCTCTGTTCGGCTCGCGCAACGATCTGCTGCTCGACGCCGGCTTCGTGCGCGAGAAGACCGATTATTACTGGGCCTATTACGGCAATGGCTCGGCGGCGATCCGCCATCGCTTCAGCGATACGGCGTCCATGCAGGCGGGGCTCGAATTCGAGCGCGGGCATACGTTCGACGCTTTCGGCCCGCATGATTATTCGCTGCTCGGCTTTCCGCTCTCGGCCAATTACGACGGAACCGACGATCTCCTCGCGCCCTCCAATGGCTTTCGCGCCATCGCCAATGTCACGCCCTATGTGAAGGCCTTCGGCGACAGCGTCGGCATGGTGCAATCCAAGACGCAGATTTCCGGCTACAAGTCGCTGGACGAGGACGGCTGGTATGTGCTCGCCGGCCGCGTGGCCGCGGGCTCCATCGTCGGCGCGAGCATTGAGAATATTCCGGCGAGCCATCGCTTCTTCGCCGGCGGCGGCGGCTCGGTGCGCGGCTATCGCTATCGCTCGCTCAGCCCGGACGCCGGCCTCGGCTTTCCGGTCGGCGGACGCAGCCTGCTCGAAGGCTCGGCCGAGGCGCGCATAAAGGTGACGCGCGATATCGGCGTGGTTCCCTTCTACGACATAGGCTCCGCCTTTTCGTCGCCATTCCCCGACTTCCAATCGTCCATGCGCTCGTCCGTCGGCATAGGCCTGCGCTATTACACAGGGATAGGCCCCGTGCGTCTCGATGTGGCGACACCGCTCGGCCGGCGTCCCGGCGAGAATAAATTCGCGATCTTCATCGGCGTCGGGGAGTCGTTCTGA
- a CDS encoding TonB-dependent receptor, whose protein sequence is MTMFARKRRGSSLLLGGASLAALLGAAQGAGAQSFTPLPEISIGPAPAAPKKKPEPGVIGSESVSSTAYAADARGLDLASGGGGSNPIRGISWLPSVDAPAIDPYGLANLPGGNKGIRIRGEVSQHGNSIGTVEGLPLSGINPGPGVTWLIDNENLSKIVLRQGPMPSDVNSYFTVGGNFDSRLRWPAEKFGGEISQSVGSFSFLRTFARIDSGEILNGTTKLFVSGSFTDADKWRGSGKDPQGKSGFAVGVDTKPVDGLEAKFFVAESSFDQHSYQGLNYQQASNLGAFRRYDFAAYPGPTTASQINYYGYNLQHFDSWTAFGDIAIEVDKTTRFVFKPYYFREDGYYLDGQNNGRIRKWIIDHDMWGVVSELQTRVLDTDAKLGFWHGVQNPPGPPTAWEVFAPNAGGGLINPSWAILGKQTAPHVFDSAYGIASRDFGPLHVEAGARYIWERMAGIDAYNSTGIGDVPYDTALALSSGVIANRSVKPFTIGTFLPFGALTYRLTDDLLLKFSGGGGYGGPGYDAWPVFQQNSATFLAKGITADQFWHSMKPETSTQLDLGLRWSFDGAYGSGYVEPTIYYSRNHNKLVSYDPGIGTQYGANVGESQNYGAQAVVHYSPLETVSLFASLGYQRAEFVEDLPLLPGASAANYWSTRVKGKQLPDVPYFISTIGGDLRIEQFTITPILHIVGSRAGDTSGYQPLAGYSTFDLTVKYEHKIDWGTITASVTCMNMFDTAYIGQISSGYYQQTSANGIYYPGAPRTVLAKVGFKF, encoded by the coding sequence ATGACGATGTTCGCGCGCAAAAGACGCGGCTCCTCCCTTCTTCTCGGCGGCGCATCCTTGGCCGCGCTGCTCGGCGCCGCCCAGGGCGCCGGCGCGCAGAGCTTCACCCCGCTGCCGGAAATCTCGATCGGCCCGGCGCCCGCCGCGCCGAAGAAAAAGCCCGAGCCCGGCGTCATCGGCTCGGAATCCGTTTCATCCACCGCCTATGCCGCGGATGCGCGCGGGCTCGATCTCGCCAGCGGCGGCGGCGGCTCCAATCCCATCCGCGGCATCTCCTGGCTGCCCTCCGTCGATGCGCCGGCCATCGATCCTTACGGCCTCGCCAATCTTCCCGGCGGCAACAAAGGCATTCGCATTCGCGGCGAGGTCAGCCAGCACGGCAACAGCATCGGCACGGTGGAGGGCTTGCCGCTCTCCGGCATCAATCCCGGCCCCGGCGTCACCTGGCTCATCGACAATGAGAATCTGAGCAAGATCGTGCTGCGGCAAGGCCCCATGCCCTCCGATGTGAACTCCTATTTCACTGTCGGCGGCAATTTCGACAGCCGCCTGCGCTGGCCGGCGGAGAAATTCGGCGGCGAGATTTCGCAGAGCGTCGGCTCCTTCTCCTTCCTGCGCACTTTCGCCCGCATCGACTCGGGCGAGATTTTGAACGGCACGACGAAGCTCTTCGTCTCCGGCTCCTTCACCGACGCCGACAAATGGCGCGGCTCCGGCAAGGATCCGCAGGGCAAATCGGGCTTCGCGGTCGGCGTGGACACCAAGCCCGTCGACGGGCTGGAAGCGAAATTCTTCGTCGCCGAGAGCAGCTTCGACCAGCACAGCTATCAGGGACTGAATTATCAGCAGGCGAGCAATCTCGGCGCCTTCCGCCGCTATGATTTCGCCGCCTATCCAGGCCCGACGACGGCCAGCCAGATCAATTACTACGGCTATAATCTCCAGCATTTCGACTCTTGGACCGCCTTCGGCGATATCGCCATAGAGGTCGACAAGACGACGCGCTTCGTCTTCAAGCCCTATTATTTCCGCGAGGACGGCTATTATCTCGATGGCCAGAACAATGGCCGCATCCGCAAATGGATCATCGACCACGACATGTGGGGCGTGGTGAGCGAATTGCAGACCCGCGTGCTGGATACGGACGCCAAGCTCGGCTTCTGGCATGGCGTGCAAAATCCCCCCGGACCGCCGACGGCATGGGAAGTCTTCGCCCCCAATGCGGGCGGCGGCCTCATCAATCCGAGCTGGGCGATCCTCGGCAAGCAGACCGCGCCGCATGTGTTCGATTCCGCCTATGGAATCGCGAGCCGCGACTTCGGTCCGCTACATGTGGAGGCGGGCGCGCGCTATATTTGGGAACGCATGGCGGGCATAGACGCCTATAATTCGACCGGCATAGGCGATGTCCCCTATGACACGGCGCTGGCGCTCTCCTCCGGCGTCATCGCCAATCGCAGCGTCAAGCCCTTCACCATCGGCACTTTTCTGCCCTTCGGCGCGCTCACCTATCGGCTGACCGACGATCTATTGCTGAAATTCAGCGGCGGCGGCGGCTATGGCGGACCGGGCTATGACGCCTGGCCGGTGTTCCAGCAGAATTCGGCGACCTTCCTCGCCAAGGGAATCACTGCGGATCAATTCTGGCATTCGATGAAGCCGGAGACCTCGACGCAGCTCGATCTCGGCCTGCGCTGGTCCTTCGACGGCGCCTATGGCTCGGGCTATGTGGAGCCGACGATCTATTACTCCCGCAATCACAACAAGCTCGTCTCTTACGATCCCGGCATCGGCACGCAATATGGCGCCAATGTCGGCGAGAGCCAGAATTACGGCGCGCAAGCGGTCGTCCATTACTCCCCGCTGGAGACCGTGTCGCTCTTCGCTTCGCTCGGCTATCAGCGCGCTGAATTCGTCGAAGACCTGCCGCTGCTGCCCGGCGCCTCCGCGGCCAATTATTGGTCGACGCGCGTGAAGGGCAAGCAATTGCCGGACGTGCCCTATTTCATCTCGACGATCGGCGGCGATCTGCGCATAGAGCAATTCACCATCACGCCGATCCTGCATATCGTCGGCTCGCGCGCCGGCGACACATCGGGATATCAGCCTCTCGCCGGCTATTCCACCTTCGATCTCACCGTGAAATACGAGCACAAGATCGACTGGGGAACGATCACCGCCAGCGTCACCTGCATGAATATGTTCGACACCGCCTATATCGGCCAGATCAGCAGCGGCTATTATCAGCAGACGTCGGCCAACGGCATTTATTACCCGGGCGCGCCGCGCACCGTGCTCGCCAAGGTCGGCTTCAAATTCTGA
- a CDS encoding ABC transporter ATP-binding protein — translation MRAPSATAQLRGVDLHFSRGKRRVLEGATLGFGTGEIVALLGANGAGKSTLFRLLLGFLTASSGEVRLDGAPLASLSRREIARRVAYVPQGHVTPFPYTVREVVTLGRLPETGLLRAPRAEDREIVESVIARLGMERLIDRPYTEISGGERQLTLIARALAQGARLLVMDEPATGLDYGYQLRLMRHLSALSADGHGVLVSTHHPEHAMQLATRIAILNEGRIEADGAPQAVVTAERISRLYGVEVAVFDDPFGARRLAPVAGRNGRAER, via the coding sequence ATGAGAGCGCCCTCTGCGACCGCACAGCTGCGAGGCGTCGATCTGCATTTTTCGCGCGGGAAGCGGCGCGTGCTCGAGGGCGCGACGCTCGGCTTCGGAACTGGCGAGATCGTCGCTTTGCTCGGCGCCAATGGCGCGGGCAAAAGCACATTGTTTCGCCTGCTGCTCGGCTTTCTGACCGCGAGCAGCGGCGAGGTTCGGCTCGACGGCGCGCCGCTCGCCTCGTTGTCGCGACGCGAGATCGCCAGGCGCGTCGCCTATGTGCCGCAAGGCCATGTCACGCCTTTTCCCTATACGGTGCGCGAGGTGGTCACGCTCGGCCGCCTGCCGGAGACGGGGCTTTTGCGCGCGCCCCGCGCCGAGGATCGCGAAATCGTCGAAAGCGTCATCGCCCGGCTCGGCATGGAGCGGCTGATCGACCGGCCCTATACGGAGATTTCCGGCGGCGAGCGGCAGCTCACGCTCATCGCCCGCGCGCTGGCGCAAGGCGCGCGCCTTCTGGTGATGGACGAGCCGGCGACGGGGCTCGACTATGGCTATCAGCTGCGGCTGATGCGGCATTTGTCCGCTCTTTCCGCCGACGGGCATGGCGTGTTGGTCAGCACCCATCATCCCGAACATGCGATGCAGCTGGCGACGCGCATCGCCATTTTGAACGAGGGCCGCATCGAGGCCGATGGCGCGCCGCAGGCGGTGGTGACGGCGGAGCGCATCTCGCGCCTCTATGGCGTCGAGGTGGCGGTGTTCGACGATCCTTTCGGCGCGCGGCGGCTCGCGCCCGTCGCCGGACGCAATGGAAGGGCCGAAAGATGA
- a CDS encoding iron ABC transporter permease, producing MRLALLPFLLLAVIVLALSAGRYPLAPGDIFAYLGAVMGLIELPPEHFDLLHNLIVEIRLPRVLAAGLIGAALSASGASFQAVFRNPLVSPGILGVLGGAGFGAALGILLSGDFLTIQLSAFAMGLIAVGVGVIVANLFGAASMVTLVLGGMISGALFTSALSLVKYAADPYDQLPAIVYWMMGSLGAVDLKQLRGAALPILAGVGALALAGRALDALSMGDDEARSLGVPVHLTRYGVIAAATLVSSLSVSLAGMIGWVGLVVPHVARLAIGPTNSRLLPASALLGATFLIAADCVARNITRAEIPIGVVTELLGIPAFILVLGRARRAWA from the coding sequence ATGCGCCTCGCCCTTCTGCCTTTCCTCCTGCTGGCGGTCATTGTTCTGGCTCTCTCGGCCGGACGCTATCCGCTCGCGCCGGGGGATATTTTCGCCTATCTCGGCGCCGTTATGGGGCTCATCGAGCTTCCCCCGGAGCACTTCGATCTCCTGCATAATCTCATCGTCGAGATTCGCCTGCCGCGCGTGCTGGCGGCGGGGCTCATCGGCGCGGCGCTCTCGGCCTCGGGCGCGTCCTTTCAGGCAGTGTTCCGCAATCCGCTGGTGTCGCCGGGCATTCTCGGCGTGCTGGGCGGCGCCGGATTCGGCGCGGCGCTCGGCATTCTGCTCTCCGGCGATTTTCTCACCATTCAGCTCTCCGCTTTCGCCATGGGGCTGATCGCGGTCGGCGTCGGCGTCATCGTCGCCAATCTCTTCGGCGCCGCCTCCATGGTGACTCTAGTGCTCGGCGGCATGATCTCCGGCGCTTTGTTCACCTCGGCGCTGTCGCTCGTCAAATATGCCGCCGATCCTTACGATCAGCTGCCCGCGATCGTCTATTGGATGATGGGCAGCCTCGGCGCCGTCGATCTCAAGCAATTGCGCGGAGCCGCTCTGCCCATTCTCGCCGGGGTCGGCGCTCTTGCGCTGGCCGGCCGCGCGCTGGACGCGCTCTCCATGGGCGACGACGAGGCGCGCTCGCTCGGCGTGCCGGTGCATCTGACGCGCTATGGCGTCATCGCCGCGGCGACGCTGGTCTCCTCGCTCTCGGTCTCGCTCGCCGGCATGATCGGCTGGGTCGGGCTGGTCGTGCCGCATGTGGCGCGGCTCGCCATAGGGCCGACCAATAGCCGGCTGCTGCCGGCGAGCGCGCTGCTGGGCGCGACCTTTCTCATCGCCGCCGATTGCGTGGCCCGCAACATCACCCGCGCCGAGATCCCGATCGGCGTCGTCACCGAATTGCTCGGCATACCGGCCTTCATCCTCGTGCTCGGCCGGGCGCGGAGGGCCTGGGCGTGA
- a CDS encoding ABC transporter substrate-binding protein encodes MPSKSRLAQSPLLLCALLALLACAPAHAQTREVTDMAGRKVVIPADPKRIFGAAPPVAVTLYAIAPERLIGINVPIRGDEKSLYRKEALDLPVLGSNAGMGRQLNLEEIAAMRPDLVVAWLGFYQEKAKVVESFAKIGVPVIFLKLDTLDDYADAFAFLGQVVGREAKAAEMSAYIRDALLRVREATADIPPAERLRVYYAESADGLATDCDKSFHTEPIVIAAGDNIYHCEQSSHVGMDKISVEQIVALKPSLILTQNKGFPALAKSSALWRNVEAVKNGRIVNVPHAPFNWLDRPPSYMRALGIQWLANLFYPSRFPLDVKAETKKFYQLFLGVEISDADFTRIME; translated from the coding sequence ATGCCCTCGAAATCTCGCCTCGCCCAGTCCCCTCTGCTGCTCTGCGCCTTGCTGGCGCTGCTCGCCTGCGCCCCGGCGCATGCGCAAACGCGCGAGGTCACGGACATGGCCGGCCGCAAGGTCGTGATCCCCGCCGATCCCAAACGCATCTTCGGCGCGGCGCCGCCGGTGGCGGTGACGCTCTACGCCATAGCGCCGGAGCGGCTCATCGGCATCAATGTGCCGATACGCGGCGACGAGAAGTCACTCTATCGCAAGGAGGCGCTCGATCTGCCCGTTCTCGGCAGCAATGCGGGCATGGGCCGCCAGCTCAATCTCGAGGAGATCGCGGCGATGCGCCCCGATCTCGTCGTCGCCTGGCTCGGCTTCTATCAGGAGAAGGCGAAGGTGGTGGAGAGCTTCGCCAAGATCGGGGTTCCGGTGATCTTCCTGAAGCTCGACACGCTCGACGATTATGCCGACGCTTTCGCCTTTCTGGGACAGGTCGTCGGACGCGAGGCGAAAGCCGCCGAAATGTCCGCCTATATTCGCGACGCGCTTCTCCGCGTGCGCGAGGCGACCGCCGATATTCCGCCGGCCGAGCGGCTGCGCGTCTATTACGCCGAATCCGCCGACGGGCTCGCGACCGATTGCGACAAGAGCTTCCATACGGAGCCGATCGTCATAGCGGCGGGCGACAATATCTATCATTGCGAGCAGAGCTCGCATGTCGGCATGGACAAGATCAGCGTCGAGCAGATCGTCGCGCTGAAGCCGTCGCTGATATTGACGCAGAACAAGGGCTTCCCCGCCCTCGCCAAGAGCAGCGCGCTGTGGCGCAATGTGGAGGCGGTGAAGAACGGCCGCATCGTGAATGTCCCGCATGCGCCCTTCAATTGGCTCGATCGTCCGCCGAGCTATATGCGCGCGCTCGGAATCCAATGGCTGGCCAATCTCTTCTATCCGTCGCGCTTTCCGCTCGACGTGAAGGCCGAGACCAAAAAATTCTACCAGCTCTTTCTCGGCGTCGAAATTTCCGACGCCGATTTCACCCGCATAATGGAGTGA